The Bacteroidota bacterium DNA segment TTCAAGGTGCTTATGCTGTCACTCAACATTTTGCATTGCAGGCAAACGGGGGATTATTTATTCCGGCGGATCTGGATAATGGAAATGGAGGTTCAGGTAAATTCATTGAAGTAGGCGGTGGATATTTTAATCCGATAGATGAACATTGGGTTTTTGAAGCCTATGGTTTAATTGGAATTGGAAATTTTGAAAATCACTTTCCTTCATCACTTATAGATTATCCTGAAACAACTGGTGATATTTCTGCGAATATTTTAAGAGTAGGAATACAGCCCAATTTTGGATATAAATCAAAATATTTTTCTGCAGCTATATCTACAAGAATTTCGAATATTTCTTACAATAATATTCAAGGGAGCTTAGTATTTGATGATGATAATCAAATAGATTACTTAGAAGATAATTCGTCCAACTTACTTTTTGAACCGGCTTTGACAGTGAAAGGTGGTATTGAGAAATTTAAATTACAACTGCAGTATGGTTATAGTTTTAATCTTACCAATGCCGACTTCATGCAGGATGAATCATTTTTTACCGTAGGGATTAATTTCAATTTTAATTAAAAATGATTTTATTTATTAGTCGGCAGAATGCTTTTTCAAAATATATTATGAAAGAGTTTAGAAATTAATCTTCAAAGAAAATAGATTTTAATTCCGTTGCTTCATTCGCTTTCATTCTGCCTGATAAAATCAATCGCAACTCACGACGGCGCAATGCTCTTTCATAGCGAAATTTTTCTTCTTCAGTTTCAGCAATTACTTCCGGTACTGCAATCGGATGACCGTCATCTGCTAATGCAACAAAAGTAAAATACGCTTCATTGCATCGAATACGGTCGCTCCCTATCGTAAAATTTTCTTTAAATACTTCAATATAAATTTCCATAGAAGTAACAAATGATCTGGTAATCTTTGCATTGATAGTTACCACATCTCCTATCTTAATTGGCCGGCTGAAAGAAACATTATCTACCGACACCGTTACCGACGGTTTATTGGCATGTTTACTTGCGCAAATTGCACTGGCAACATCCATCCATTTTAATAAATTACCACCCATCAGATTATGCATGGTATTGGTATCATTGGGCATTACTAATTGGGTTACTGTAGTGCAGGAATAAGAAACAGTTTTTGGAGTCATCATAAAAAATAATTAACGCAAATGTATTGCGAAAAAAATTACTCCATTTATTTAACTATAGTAATTATTGTTTTATAAATGGTTTATTTGAATAGGAAATAGCAGGATTAAAAAATGTAGCAACATACAAACCTTTTGAAAAATCACTAATGTCGAGAACAATAGATTTTTCATTTGCAAAAATTTCCAAAACACAATCACCCGACATAGAAAATATTTTACAAAGTGTACCTTCTTGTAGGCCATCAATTACTAAATAATCATTCGCAGGATTCGGAAATATTTGTAGCGTTTCTGTTGTAGAAGTTAATATTGCACTTGTATAATCACAATTGCCTATTTCAGATCTTAAAGTAGCAAGAATATTATGCACGCTATCTTTTTGACTCTGAAAAAACATTAGTGTACAATCATCACTCAAAATATCAAAATGCATAAAATTAAAATCTTCGGCTTCCGGCTCCGGGTCATCCTCAATACAATAATCAAGATCATCCACACTAGTCATATCATGCAAACCCAACCAATGACCAACCCAATGAACTGTTATTCTCCCACTATCACTACCTAAAGAGAAAACATCACCATTTCCAAAATAATGAGAATGCATTACCAATCCATCAGCTTCAGGATCGCCACCCGGAGGAGGCGCATATCCAGGAACAATGAAATTACACACCCAAATATTCAGAATACATTCAGGATTCCAGGGATCAATGCCATTAGTAGAAGAAGATTTTATTTTCTCAACATTGTTTTCACCGGCTGAATATAAATTCCATTGTGTAATTATACTCTCCGTTCTTGTAATACCATTTGTTGGATTACCCAAAGGATCAGCAGTAACCAATTCAAAATGCAAATCCATATCTGTAATAGAATCCCGCAATGCTTCAGGTATTAAAATCGTATCTGCATTTGTTGCACCATAATCCCGATTAAGTGCAGCTATTTGAGAATACACTTGCGCATCTGAAATATTTTGAGATTCATTATTATATACAATATGCACTACAACAGGTATTATAATTTCTTGTGCATTTAAAAATATGGAAGCAGATAAAAAGAAGAACAGAAATATCTTTTTCATGGATTTCATTAATAGATGAAATTCTAAATTAAGGCGAATTAGAATGAAATCAAAGGAAAGATTCAATTGATTTAACTTTGCTGCAAAATAATAAGCAATGAATTTACACGAGTATCAAGGAAAAGAGCTAATTAAAAAATTCGGAGTGCGTATTCAGGAAGGGATACCGGTAGAAACTCCTGAACAAGCGGTGGAAGCAGCCCGCAGATTACAAGATCAGACAGGCACAAATATTTGGGTGGTGAAAGCACAGATACACGCAGGTGGTCGTGGTAAAGCAGGTGGTGTGAAAGTGGCGAAGAACTTAGAAGATGTATATGAAAAAGCAAAAAATATTCTGGGTGCAACATTAGTTACACCGCAAACAGGACCAAAAGGAAAAAAGGTAAATAAAGTATTAATTGCACAGGATGTATATTATCCCGGAGTAAGTGAAACAAAAGAATTTTACATGAGTGTTTTGCTTGACCGTGAAAAAAGTCAAAATGTAATTATCTATTCTACAGAAGGCGGTATGGACATAGAAGAAGTAGCAGATAAAACACCACACTTATTGCATAAAGAATGGGTGGATCCATCTATAGGAATAATGCCGTTTGAAGCAAGAAAAATTGCTTTTAATCTGGGATTAGAAGGTGAGGCTTTTAAAGAGATGGTAAAATTTGTACAAAATTTATATGCCGCTTATGTAGGAAATGATTGTTCGTTACTTGAAATAAATCCTGTATTAAAATCTTCGGATAATAAAATAATTGCAGTAGATACAAAATGTGTAATTGATGCAAATGCGTTGAGTCGTCATCCTGAAATTGCAGGCATGCGTGATCTTTCAGAAGAAGATCCTACTGAAGTGAAAGCCGGAGCAGCAGGTTTAAATTTTGTAAAATTAGATGGCAATGTTGGTTGCATGGTGAATGGTGCAGGTTTGGCAATGGCAACAATGGATATCATAAAACTCTCTGGTGGTAGCCCTGCAAACTTTTTGGATGTAGGCGGAACTGCGGATGCAAAACGTGTTGAAACTGCTTTTAAAATTATATTACAAGATCCTGAAGTGAAAGCAATACTT contains these protein-coding regions:
- a CDS encoding acyl-CoA thioesterase; this translates as MTPKTVSYSCTTVTQLVMPNDTNTMHNLMGGNLLKWMDVASAICASKHANKPSVTVSVDNVSFSRPIKIGDVVTINAKITRSFVTSMEIYIEVFKENFTIGSDRIRCNEAYFTFVALADDGHPIAVPEVIAETEEEKFRYERALRRRELRLILSGRMKANEATELKSIFFED
- a CDS encoding T9SS type A sorting domain-containing protein, producing the protein MKKIFLFFFLSASIFLNAQEIIIPVVVHIVYNNESQNISDAQVYSQIAALNRDYGATNADTILIPEALRDSITDMDLHFELVTADPLGNPTNGITRTESIITQWNLYSAGENNVEKIKSSSTNGIDPWNPECILNIWVCNFIVPGYAPPPGGDPEADGLVMHSHYFGNGDVFSLGSDSGRITVHWVGHWLGLHDMTSVDDLDYCIEDDPEPEAEDFNFMHFDILSDDCTLMFFQSQKDSVHNILATLRSEIGNCDYTSAILTSTTETLQIFPNPANDYLVIDGLQEGTLCKIFSMSGDCVLEIFANEKSIVLDISDFSKGLYVATFFNPAISYSNKPFIKQ
- the sucC gene encoding ADP-forming succinate--CoA ligase subunit beta, with the protein product MNLHEYQGKELIKKFGVRIQEGIPVETPEQAVEAARRLQDQTGTNIWVVKAQIHAGGRGKAGGVKVAKNLEDVYEKAKNILGATLVTPQTGPKGKKVNKVLIAQDVYYPGVSETKEFYMSVLLDREKSQNVIIYSTEGGMDIEEVADKTPHLLHKEWVDPSIGIMPFEARKIAFNLGLEGEAFKEMVKFVQNLYAAYVGNDCSLLEINPVLKSSDNKIIAVDTKCVIDANALSRHPEIAGMRDLSEEDPTEVKAGAAGLNFVKLDGNVGCMVNGAGLAMATMDIIKLSGGSPANFLDVGGTADAKRVETAFKIILQDPEVKAILVNIFGGIVRCDRVAQGIIDAYKNIGEIPVPIIVRLQGTNAVEAKKMIDESGLKVSSAILLKEAAALVQEAVA